A part of Dreissena polymorpha isolate Duluth1 chromosome 13, UMN_Dpol_1.0, whole genome shotgun sequence genomic DNA contains:
- the LOC127855172 gene encoding uncharacterized protein LOC127855172 translates to MSFLIVGHTHEDIDARFSMISRTLGSKDAEIFEDLLKILQSAERVTKIFDVKKWLQPNLNVAQHATQPLHYKFINVEGIVKFFYKGYQHQPWTPLVGHFLQKVPEGVPEIVAPDFSKIEIEKKIQNIDAIRLLLKQENYKKWKDFYETLMVNEDASEFPLPLLPKQPIETAIPKGAGLVPEVRELLEKENRQPLVQIKSRHAAEEGLGPRISKKQKVDKNAGRHGQGKKKTSHSRRRHSGVTVQKTIVVLVHDGSKKHIWLKIWMDMFNCFVNMIAFVLYVFFVCLKGF, encoded by the exons ATGTCCTTTTTAATTGTCGGCCACACTCATGAAGACATTGATGCACGATTCAGTATGATTTCTAGGACGTTGGGTTCAAAAGACGCGGAAATCTTTGAAGACTTACTAAAAATTTTACAAAGTGCTGAAAGAGTGACCAAAATATTCGATGTAAAAAAATGGCTACAACCAAATCTTAATGTAGCTCAACACGCAACTCAGCCActccattataaatttattaatgttGAGGGCATCGTTAAATTTTTTTATAAGGGTTACCAACACCAGCCCTGGACTCCACTCGTTGGACATTTCCTACAAAAAGTTCCTGAAGGAGTACCAGAAATTGTAGCTCCAGATTTTTCGAAGatcgaaatagaaaaaaaaattcaaaatattgaTGCCATTAGGCTGCTTCTCAAGCAAGAAAACTACAAAAAATGGAAAGatttttatgaaacattaatGGTAAACGAAGATGCAAGTGAATTTCCCCTTCCGCTTCTACCTAAACAGCCGATTGAGACCGCAATTCCAAAAGGTGCTGGCTTAGTGCCAGAAGTAAGGGAACTTCTGGAAAAAGAAAATCGTCAGCCATTG GTTCAGATAAAAAGTCGCCATGCAGCAGAAGAAGGTTTGGGACCAAGGATATCTAAGAAACAAAAag TTGATAAAAATGCAGGAAGACATGGCCAGGGCAAGAAAAAGACATCTCATTCAAGGCGACGACATTCAG gtGTGACTGTTCAAAAGACAATCGTAGTGCTGGTGCATGATGGAAGCAAAAAGCACATTTGGTTAAAAATTTGGATGGATATGTTCAACTGTTTTGTTAATATGATTgcttttgtattgtatgttttttttgtctGCTTGAAGGGTTTTTAG